In Salinigranum marinum, one DNA window encodes the following:
- a CDS encoding MFS transporter, whose amino-acid sequence MNRNDRAIVALVSLAHGMVHTYELSIPIFVSIWLVEFSAVDLGFTQVGVTAATLGVVVTAGYGLFGAGSLPSGVLVDRVGSRRLIRACLFGMGASFLLLAVAPGLVAVTLALLVWGLAASVYHPAGLALLSKGVEERGTGFAYHGIAGNVGQGGGPLVTTILLLFLDWTTVAALLAVPALVAGVYASRAEFDETAAVAASTDGGERVDGGRESSEATSGGESKATSGIDSLAEFRAESARLFAGSFVLVFVVALCSGLYYRGFLTFLPGVLESVPGFEPFPLSAVLPAEVARAIGGGSQLVRPERYFYAGLLVVGVFGQYAGGKLSDRIDVEKGIVVGFGALAVLAVLFLPVAGVGVAPLAVLGAVVGFFLFFVQPFYQATVAEYTPAGARGLSYGYTYLGVFGVGALGGTVAGVVLTYAAPAELFVILAGIAVVAAGLGAYLVRNERPETAAP is encoded by the coding sequence CCACACGTACGAGCTCTCGATCCCGATCTTCGTCTCCATCTGGCTCGTCGAGTTCTCGGCGGTCGATCTCGGGTTTACCCAAGTCGGCGTCACGGCCGCCACGCTCGGCGTCGTCGTGACCGCGGGGTACGGGCTGTTCGGGGCCGGGTCGCTCCCCAGCGGCGTGCTCGTCGACCGGGTCGGGTCGCGGCGGCTCATCCGCGCCTGTCTGTTCGGGATGGGCGCGTCGTTTCTCCTCCTGGCGGTCGCGCCCGGACTCGTCGCGGTCACCCTCGCGCTGCTCGTCTGGGGGCTCGCCGCCTCAGTCTACCACCCCGCCGGGCTCGCATTGCTGTCGAAGGGCGTCGAAGAGCGGGGAACGGGGTTCGCCTACCACGGCATCGCCGGCAACGTCGGTCAGGGCGGCGGGCCGCTCGTGACGACGATCCTCCTGCTGTTTCTCGACTGGACGACCGTTGCGGCGCTCCTGGCGGTGCCCGCGCTCGTCGCCGGCGTCTACGCCTCCCGTGCGGAGTTCGACGAGACGGCCGCCGTCGCCGCGAGCACCGACGGCGGCGAGCGCGTGGACGGCGGGCGAGAGTCGTCGGAGGCGACCTCCGGCGGCGAGTCGAAGGCCACCTCCGGCATCGACTCGCTCGCCGAGTTCCGCGCCGAATCGGCCCGCCTGTTCGCGGGGAGCTTCGTCCTCGTGTTTGTCGTCGCGCTCTGTTCGGGGCTGTACTACCGGGGCTTTCTCACGTTCCTCCCTGGCGTCTTGGAGTCGGTGCCGGGATTCGAGCCGTTCCCCCTCTCGGCCGTCCTCCCGGCCGAGGTCGCCCGGGCGATCGGCGGCGGCTCACAGCTCGTCCGGCCCGAGCGGTACTTCTACGCCGGCCTGCTCGTCGTCGGCGTCTTCGGCCAGTACGCCGGCGGGAAGCTCTCCGACAGGATCGACGTCGAGAAGGGGATCGTCGTCGGCTTCGGGGCGCTCGCGGTGCTGGCCGTCCTCTTTCTCCCCGTCGCCGGCGTCGGCGTCGCCCCGCTCGCGGTGCTCGGTGCCGTCGTCGGCTTCTTCCTCTTTTTCGTCCAGCCGTTCTACCAGGCGACCGTCGCCGAGTACACCCCGGCGGGTGCCCGCGGGCTCTCGTACGGCTACACCTACCTCGGCGTCTTCGGCGTCGGGGCGCTCGGCGGCACCGTCGCGGGCGTCGTGTTGACGTACGCCGCCCCCGCGGAACTGTTCGTCATCCTCGCGGGGATCGCCGTCGTCGCCGCGGGGCTGGGCGCGTATCTGGTCCGGAACGAACGCCCGGAGACGGCGGCCCCGTGA
- a CDS encoding universal stress protein, whose amino-acid sequence MYETILVPTDRSAGSELAVEHAVDLARRYDATLHLVSVIDTDVVNHYAGVDAIEGVEGALEAQGVDALDAAAARAAAAGVATERHVVEGRPHEAIVDAVAMVGADLVVMGTERKSGEYRRLLGSVTERVVRVADVPVHVVKADA is encoded by the coding sequence ATGTACGAGACGATCCTCGTCCCGACCGACAGGAGCGCCGGTTCCGAACTGGCCGTCGAACACGCGGTCGACCTCGCCCGGCGGTACGACGCGACCCTCCATCTCGTCTCGGTCATCGACACCGACGTGGTGAACCACTACGCCGGTGTCGACGCCATCGAGGGCGTCGAGGGGGCGCTCGAAGCGCAAGGTGTGGACGCGCTCGACGCCGCCGCCGCGCGAGCCGCGGCCGCGGGAGTGGCCACGGAGCGCCACGTCGTCGAGGGGCGGCCGCACGAGGCGATCGTCGACGCCGTCGCGATGGTCGGTGCGGACCTCGTCGTGATGGGGACCGAACGGAAAAGCGGGGAGTACCGCCGGCTCCTCGGTAGCGTCACCGAACGCGTGGTTCGGGTGGCCGACGTCCCGGTCCACGTGGTCAAGGCCGACGCCTAG
- the fen gene encoding flap endonuclease-1, which translates to MGNADLRTLAHLSDVAWDDIAGSVVAVDAHNWLYRYLTTTVKWTRDEVYTTSEGAEVANLVGVVQGLPKFFEHDLVPVFVFDGGVTELKDDEVEKRREAKERARERLEEARERGDSIEAARLEARTQRLTPVIQETTRELLELLDVPIVEAPAEGEAQASYMARAGDADYVGSEDYDTLLFGAPYTLRGLTSKGIPELMSFEATLEENGLTWEQLVDVAILCGTDFNEGISGVGPKTAITAVKEHGDLWAVLDARGDHVPNADRIRDLFLDPPVTEDYAFDVDLDPDLDAARRFVVEEWEVDESEVRKGFSRIEQSVVQTGLDRWT; encoded by the coding sequence ATGGGAAACGCAGACCTCCGCACGCTGGCGCACCTCTCGGACGTCGCGTGGGACGATATCGCCGGGAGCGTGGTCGCCGTCGACGCGCACAACTGGCTCTACCGGTATCTCACGACCACGGTAAAGTGGACTCGTGACGAGGTGTACACGACGAGCGAGGGAGCGGAGGTCGCGAACCTCGTCGGGGTCGTCCAGGGCCTGCCGAAGTTCTTCGAGCACGACCTCGTCCCCGTCTTCGTCTTCGACGGCGGCGTCACGGAGCTGAAAGACGACGAGGTCGAGAAGCGCCGCGAGGCCAAAGAGCGCGCCAGAGAGCGGCTGGAGGAGGCGAGAGAGCGCGGCGACTCCATCGAGGCCGCCCGCCTCGAGGCCCGCACACAGCGGCTGACGCCCGTGATCCAGGAGACCACCCGCGAACTGCTCGAACTGCTGGACGTCCCCATCGTGGAAGCGCCCGCAGAGGGCGAGGCACAGGCGTCGTACATGGCACGGGCTGGCGATGCCGACTACGTCGGGAGCGAGGACTACGACACGCTGTTGTTCGGCGCGCCGTACACCCTCCGAGGGCTGACGAGCAAGGGCATCCCCGAGCTGATGAGCTTCGAGGCCACCCTGGAGGAGAACGGCCTCACCTGGGAACAGTTGGTCGACGTCGCCATCCTCTGCGGGACGGACTTCAACGAGGGGATCTCCGGGGTCGGCCCCAAGACGGCGATCACGGCGGTCAAAGAACACGGCGACCTGTGGGCCGTCCTCGACGCGCGGGGCGATCACGTCCCGAACGCCGACCGCATCCGCGACCTCTTTCTCGATCCCCCTGTTACCGAGGACTACGCGTTCGACGTCGACCTCGACCCCGACCTCGACGCCGCGCGTCGCTTCGTGGTCGAGGAGTGGGAGGTCGACGAGAGCGAAGTGCGGAAGGGCTTCTCGCGCATCGAGCAGTCGGTCGTCCAGACCGGCCTCGACCGCTGGACCTAG
- a CDS encoding GNAT family N-acetyltransferase, translating to MEYALVGWHDDPGGGPRLRLDYRAFAYAGKFVTSSTGTAVARDDDDPWALDHDHTSGDGDVDGPSRIGDPTVVAAVAFNPDRTDGDTLWLRYVTVRGDRRGEGIGPRLVAFVRERACDRGYARCRIAVNNVFSYEALSKVGFAYTGRETGLAEVVLDCDLRGVSEIDAGTYRRGLDVFRERDLSPEERAFLDEREGAEPPTLVDPPNEA from the coding sequence ATGGAGTACGCGCTCGTCGGCTGGCACGACGACCCCGGTGGCGGGCCGCGACTGCGGCTGGACTACCGCGCGTTCGCCTACGCCGGCAAGTTCGTGACCTCGTCGACGGGGACCGCCGTCGCTCGCGACGACGACGACCCGTGGGCGCTCGACCACGACCACACCAGCGGCGACGGTGACGTGGACGGACCCTCACGCATCGGCGACCCGACAGTCGTCGCCGCCGTCGCGTTCAACCCGGACCGCACCGACGGCGACACGCTGTGGCTCCGCTACGTCACCGTCCGCGGCGACCGGCGCGGCGAGGGGATCGGCCCACGCCTCGTGGCGTTCGTCCGCGAGCGGGCGTGCGACCGGGGCTACGCGCGGTGTCGGATCGCCGTGAACAACGTCTTCTCGTACGAGGCGCTCTCGAAGGTCGGGTTCGCGTACACGGGGCGGGAGACGGGGCTCGCGGAAGTCGTGCTCGACTGCGACCTGCGAGGAGTGTCGGAGATCGACGCCGGGACGTACCGGCGCGGGCTGGACGTGTTCCGTGAGCGCGACCTCTCCCCAGAGGAGCGGGCCTTTCTGGACGAGCGGGAGGGGGCCGAGCCGCCGACACTCGTCGACCCACCGAACGAGGCGTGA
- a CDS encoding helix-turn-helix domain-containing protein, with the protein MKSSGQSADDATVPAGLDAASSKLVYLCLAEADRATITELAETLDMRKLALYSILGSLADRGFVEREGEAYRLVD; encoded by the coding sequence ATGAAATCGTCAGGGCAGTCTGCGGACGACGCGACCGTACCGGCTGGGCTCGACGCCGCCAGCTCGAAACTGGTCTACCTCTGTCTCGCCGAGGCCGACCGGGCGACGATCACGGAACTCGCCGAGACGCTCGACATGCGGAAGCTCGCGCTCTACAGCATCCTCGGCTCGCTGGCCGACCGGGGGTTCGTCGAACGGGAGGGTGAGGCCTACCGGCTCGTCGACTGA
- a CDS encoding class I SAM-dependent methyltransferase — MLDHGPGDVRFFDRVAPLYDRLMPAARAAPLADALAVSRRPVRTVLDVAGGTGRAARTLSGLVGGADPDDEVARGRVVVLDRSREMLRVARSRDHECVAADAGHLPVPDDAVDAVTVVDALHHVRDQRALVREARRAVAPGGVVVVADFDPTTVRGRALVAAERHVGFDSVFSTPDDLARFLEREGLEGRVVEPGFGYVVVGRVPA, encoded by the coding sequence ATGCTCGATCACGGCCCCGGCGACGTCCGCTTCTTCGATCGCGTCGCACCGCTGTACGACCGCCTAATGCCCGCCGCCCGCGCCGCCCCGCTCGCGGACGCGCTCGCGGTCTCGCGCCGGCCCGTCCGAACCGTCCTCGACGTCGCCGGCGGAACCGGCCGTGCCGCCCGGACGCTGTCTGGACTCGTCGGCGGCGCCGACCCCGACGACGAGGTCGCCCGGGGACGCGTCGTCGTCCTTGACCGCTCCCGCGAGATGCTCCGTGTGGCACGCTCGCGGGACCACGAGTGCGTCGCGGCGGACGCCGGCCACCTCCCGGTGCCGGACGACGCCGTCGACGCCGTCACGGTGGTCGACGCGCTCCATCACGTCCGCGACCAGCGCGCGCTCGTCCGGGAGGCCCGGCGCGCTGTCGCCCCCGGCGGGGTCGTCGTCGTCGCGGACTTCGATCCCACGACCGTCCGCGGGCGTGCGCTCGTCGCCGCCGAGCGACACGTCGGCTTCGACTCCGTCTTCTCGACGCCCGACGACCTCGCGCGCTTCCTCGAACGGGAGGGCCTCGAGGGACGCGTGGTCGAACCGGGGTTCGGCTACGTCGTCGTCGGGCGGGTTCCCGCGTGA
- a CDS encoding DUF3054 domain-containing protein: MATSTGSFLNGRIDTAALPLAVGDVLVLVLLLSFGTARHNGVAYLTEQPVALALTLLPFLVGWLVAAPLVGAYSAGAAESAKAAIPLAIRSWVVADVIGIGLRVVLPFDATGGPLSLAIFFGVTLVVGVVGLGVWRWLYFKLR, from the coding sequence ATGGCAACCTCGACAGGGTCGTTCCTGAACGGGCGCATCGACACGGCCGCGCTCCCGCTCGCGGTGGGTGACGTGTTGGTGCTCGTCCTCCTGTTGTCGTTCGGCACGGCGCGCCACAACGGCGTCGCCTACCTCACTGAACAGCCGGTGGCGCTCGCACTGACGCTGCTTCCCTTCCTCGTCGGGTGGCTCGTCGCCGCCCCGCTCGTCGGCGCGTACTCCGCGGGCGCGGCCGAATCAGCCAAGGCCGCGATCCCGCTCGCGATCCGCTCGTGGGTCGTCGCCGACGTCATCGGGATCGGTCTCAGAGTCGTCTTGCCGTTCGACGCCACCGGCGGCCCCCTCTCGCTGGCCATCTTCTTCGGCGTCACGCTCGTCGTCGGCGTCGTCGGCCTCGGCGTCTGGCGCTGGCTCTACTTCAAACTCCGCTGA
- a CDS encoding aspartate aminotransferase family protein: MNRDTAEPRVDGFPGERAREWVDYHRSTAAPSTYVYDFVWDRTAPAEGPFCTDLDGNVLLDFTSHVAAAPLGYNNPKLVDRLREFDLVDPLKIAGQDFYVAGGHHHPDEQDVPGPAGLMDRLTRLTAHYDMDTVFLSNSGAEAVENAIKVAYDASGGAKHGVTFEGAFHGRTLGALSLNRSKEKYRRDFPEVAGIVDVPYCDDRTCTPETCSCGFFVDGGEASRIGRKLDPDRGHVAADDVAYVILEPVQGEGGYRFPSEAFMREIAALADEYDLTVVADEIQTGVGRTGEWWASDHSALEPDLLCSAKALRVGATVGRGDLFPEEEGRLSSTWGAGDLLAAAGGALTIDAIEEHDLLSNAVVRGRQFVETLSDAARSTVVDVRGLGLLLAVEFDTPERRDAVQEAALARGLLTLGCGYKTLRVLPPLDVTEREIELGADLLVRAIDDAS; this comes from the coding sequence CGTACGTTTACGACTTCGTCTGGGACCGCACCGCCCCGGCCGAGGGGCCCTTCTGCACCGACCTGGACGGCAACGTCCTGCTGGACTTCACCAGTCACGTCGCGGCCGCCCCCCTCGGTTACAACAACCCCAAGCTCGTGGACCGGCTCCGCGAGTTCGACCTCGTCGACCCGCTCAAGATCGCCGGCCAGGACTTCTACGTCGCCGGCGGCCACCACCATCCGGACGAACAGGACGTGCCCGGGCCGGCGGGGCTGATGGATCGGCTGACCCGTCTCACCGCCCACTACGACATGGACACCGTCTTCCTCTCGAACTCCGGCGCGGAGGCGGTCGAGAACGCCATCAAGGTCGCCTACGACGCCTCGGGCGGGGCGAAACACGGTGTCACCTTCGAGGGGGCCTTCCACGGACGGACGCTCGGCGCGCTCTCGTTGAACCGCTCGAAGGAGAAGTACCGACGGGACTTCCCGGAGGTCGCCGGGATCGTCGACGTGCCCTACTGCGACGACCGGACGTGTACCCCCGAGACGTGTTCCTGTGGCTTCTTCGTCGACGGGGGCGAGGCGTCGCGGATCGGCCGCAAACTCGATCCCGATCGAGGTCACGTCGCCGCCGACGATGTCGCCTACGTGATCCTCGAACCCGTCCAGGGCGAGGGCGGTTACCGGTTCCCCAGCGAGGCTTTTATGAGAGAAATCGCCGCGCTCGCCGACGAGTACGACCTCACGGTCGTTGCCGACGAGATCCAGACGGGCGTCGGCCGGACGGGCGAGTGGTGGGCCTCGGACCACTCGGCGCTCGAACCGGACCTGCTCTGCTCGGCGAAGGCGCTCCGGGTGGGCGCGACCGTCGGCCGCGGCGACCTCTTCCCCGAGGAGGAAGGGCGGCTCTCGTCGACCTGGGGTGCGGGCGACCTACTCGCCGCCGCCGGGGGTGCGCTCACCATCGACGCCATCGAGGAGCACGACCTGCTGTCGAACGCGGTCGTCCGGGGCCGGCAGTTCGTCGAGACCCTCTCGGACGCCGCGCGGTCGACCGTCGTCGACGTTCGCGGGCTGGGACTGCTGCTCGCCGTCGAGTTCGACACGCCGGAGCGACGCGACGCGGTCCAGGAGGCGGCGCTCGCGCGCGGGTTGCTCACGCTCGGCTGTGGCTACAAGACCCTGCGCGTGTTGCCGCCGTTAGACGTCACCGAGCGCGAGATCGAACTGGGTGCCGATCTACTCGTGCGAGCGATCGACGACGCCTCCTGA